GTCGAGAAAATCTTGGATGCTCAGTCGGGGGCTACTTTCCGGAGGGCATTCATTCCTCTCGCTGAAGAAATTGCTCGCCTTGGTGCTTGGAACTCACTCACCGAAACAGTACTGAAATGCACGGTGCCCGGGATTCCAGACTTTTACCAAGGCACCGAAATTTGGGATTTTAGCCTTGTCGACCCTGATAATCGTCGTCCGGTGGACTACGCTTTGCGTCAACGGCTCCTAAATTCACTGTCGGAGATTTCCCCAAGGGAACTGCTCTCTGAATGGAAAAGTGGACGTATCAAACTCTTCATTATCCAGAGGCTACTACAATTTCGCCGCAGTTATACTAGTTTCTTTCGCATGGCAGACTACCAACCCTTGCTCTCACAAGGGTCGCGGAAAGATCATGTTATTTCCTTCCTGCGTCAGCATGATAGCATGACCCTCTTAGTTATCGTTCCCCGCTTGACGGCCAAGCTATGGCTAGTACCCTGTGACAGTCGTATATGGTCTGGGACAAAGATAGTCTCGGAATCGTTTATTGGCTCCTGGAGAAATATTTTGACGGAGGAGCTGTATCGCTGCAACCAGCAGGAAATGCGCATCTCAGATGTTTTGACGCATCTGCCTGTTGCGGTTCTCTACCGTAGAGATTCCTGCTCCTGACTCACACGAGAAAAGAGTACCACCAGCCCCTTTTCCAGGAAGGCGATTCTTCCTTCTGAAGGGATATACTCTATGCCACCTTTACCTCCAAAACGTTTTTCCTCCGTAGAAAAAACGAGTGACCACTTTCTTCCATCAGAGTCGAAGTTTCCTGTATGCCCTCCCATAAGATCAAAGACCACTAAGCAGTCAGCTCTCTCTCCTCCATAACAGATTGCCCCAGCTCCCCAAGGCAGGCGATGGATGCTCCAGTTTTCTCTTGTAGTAGGGATGGGGAGGACACGGCGGCGCAGACGAAGGCACGCGGCATAAAGAGAGCGTACTTCTGCGTGTTTGTCTTCTTGAGATTCGCACCATTGCAGCTTTGATCTTAGGAAGGATTCTTCCATCTGAGGGTCAGGAATTTTTTGCCCACACATATCTAAGAACTTCTGGAACCCAAAAAACTCCCTCTTCCGCCCCTCTGTAACTTTCCTTCCCATTTCTGTGTCGTGGTCGGTAAAATAGAGAAATGGAGTAGATGCAGCCCACTCCTGCCCCATAAACAAGAGAGGAGTATAAGGGGAGAGGCAGAGCAGAGCGGAAAGAGCACGATACGCTGGGGGAGAGATTTGCTGAGATAAGCGCTCCCCTAGCGCCCGGTTCCCGACCTGATCATGGTTGGAGATGCAGTGTACAAATTGACTTGGAGGTAAGTGGCGGCATGGTGTTCCTCGAGAGGAGCCGGTGCGCCGTGAAATTTGCCCCTGATACAGCCATCCATTTTCCAGGACAGAAAGGACTTCCGTGAGCGAGCCGTCAAAATCGGCAAAATAGGAGGATTGTTCAGCCGTCTGAGTTATTCGTAACGTGTGATGGAAATCGTCTGCCCAAACCCCATCAAACCCCATACCTCCTTCTGAACGGTTGCCGAGTAAGGACTCGAGATTGCGTTCGTCCTCCGCTATCATGTAGCCGTTGTTTCTGTGGACCGCCTCTGACATTTCGCTGAGGATGTGAGTCCGGGAACTGTCCCGTATCTCGTGTGTAGCATCCAATCGAAACCCATCAACGTGAAATTCTTCCATCCAGTAGAGAAGATTGCGTAAAAAAAACTCGCGGACAGGACCAGACATTTCTGAGTCAAAATTTATAGAGTCCCCCCAGGGGGTGTGATGTTGTGGGTTGAAGTAGTATGGGGTGAAGCGAGAAAAATAGTTTCCGGATGGCCCGAGGTGACTGTAGACCACGTCTAGAATTACGGCGAGGCCATGTAGGTGTGCGCAGTTAACTAATGCGCGAAAATCGTCGGGCGTCCCATAGCACCTTGCGGGAGCGTAGGGAAGGACACCATCGTATCCCCAGTTTCTTCTTCCAGGAAAGTCGGCAACCGGCATGATCTCTACAGCCGTAATTCCCAGTTCTTTCAATAGGGAAAAACGCTCACATGCACCCAGAAACGTTCCCTCCAGAGTGAAGGTGCCAACGTGTAGCTCGTAAATTATGAGGTCCCTAAAAGGGGGGCGGCGCCAGCCACTATCTGACCAAGAAAATTTCTTGGGATCTACTACTAGGGAAGGACCGTGTACATCTATCTGTTGAGCACGAGAGGCTGGATCCGGGTAATACCCAGTCCTCCCTTCTAGATCTAGACAATAGAAGTAGGCGTCCCCTGCTTGCCCTCCTTGATCTAATCCTGTATGGAACCCCTTACTATTCCGCTGAAGTGGAAGGATGCGCGTCCCCTCCCCGCATAAGGTATGAATTTTTACCCGGACCAACTGTATGTCTGGTGCCCATACACAATAGACGACCTGTCCGTTTGGAAGTATTGTTGCCCCAGGTGGGGATGGGAAATACTGCAGCAGACCCCCCACTAACATGATACTGGCACTTTTATAAGGTTCAAAGGTCTAAATCAGTCGCTCAGTCGCATTGCGCTTCACGAGAGCAACAACATTACATGGGTTGACTGGGACTCGAACCCAGAACCAACGCCTTAAAAGGGCGCTGCTCTACCGTTGAGCTATCAACCCAATCCTTTTTGAGATCCGGAACTCTTCGCTTTTACTTCAAGGCTTTCTTGCCAAAAAAACCAGCGTTGTTTGAAACTCCTCCTATTGTGCCCACACCAGCATGCATCACGGATTTGAACAATCCTCCTGAAGCCGGTCCCTTTCTGTCTTTTAAAAACCTGAGAAACGGACACATTTCCAAGTGGCACTCTAACACCTTGGCAAGGGCCTTATTGGTATCAGCAATTTAGAAAAAGGGAATATCGTATTTACCGTGCACCGTTTTTTGTGCAAAAAAACCCCACCCAGACAATCTTGGGATTTTGCGCCTTAAAATCTTCAAATTCTCACCTTAAGGCAGTTAAGGTCTGTGCAGTGTAATCTAGAGGCATTCTCTTCCTAGATAAGTAAGAACGCTACAGGTACAGGCCTTTCTTGGTAAATCCCGCCCAGTCTATCCGTTTTTTCTGTTCTGATTAATGGCTGTGCCTGCTGGGGCAATGGCACCAGTAAGTGGAAAAATCTGCTCTGGAGCAACAGGAATAATGGAACGGGAAGACACCAAGGAGACCTCAATTAAGAAAAGTACAGATGCTCGTCCTATGTATGCCAGAGGGAATAAATCTTTAATGCCACCTTGACTTGTACGTACCTTTTTCCCAGAAGTGTCTTTCTATAAAAATAAGTAATTCTCCAACAAAAGGTACAAGCATCCTGGCAAATGTCCCTAACTGTCCCGGGGGGACAGCCTGTCGCTCTAAGCATGTCGGGGCGCACCATTTCCGGCTGCCACGCGACACTACAGCAGTACCACATACCGCGAGACTCAAAAATCCCACTTTCCTCTTCAAAAGGCGTGGATTCTAGTTTCAGGAACGGCTTACCACCACTTATTCTTAGACCTGGTTCGACTTGTTCCTCCTCTCCCTCTTCTATGCACGAATTTCCAGCCTCTCCCATGCAAGAAGCCATCTATGCCGCTTCCACAGCAGACACCCCCCATGGAACAGCCATAACTGGCAACATACAGATTTCTTTCAATTTTGGAGAACCTGTTGATATTCAACTGCTCCAGAAATCTTGGAAATGGGTGACACGACGGCACGGCCTGCTCCGCTCCAGTTTCAGTAAGAAAACTGGCGACATACTCTCTTTCCACGAGCATGAAGACTGTGAGACTACCTGGCGTTCCCTTGACTGGTGCAATCTTTCCGGCGAGCAAATAAGCACCCAATGGAACCGACTACAGGCTGAAGATGCAACGGAACCCTTCACCCTCCTACAACCGCCCCTATTACGCTTCTGCTCTATTAAACTCCCCAGAGGAATGCACCACTTTCTTTGGACCTGTCACTCAATCTTGCTGGATAGGGAATCCATCTTTTTGGTGTTACGTGATTGGCTGGTTTCCTATGAGGAGCTCTCTTACGGACGTCAACCTTCTTTACAAGAGCCTCCCTCCTATGCAGCTGCTATCGGTGCTGTTGAAAGCATAGACCCTGCAGCTGCTCGTCGGCACTGGAAGTGTCTCTTGCAACGGGTTGATCCTCTGCCATTGATAGCCACTTCCCCCCTTCAGGCGGATTGTACCCCTGTGAGCCCACCGTTAAAACACGAGGACTTCCTCTTGGAAAGGGAAACTACTAAGCGACTTATTCATTTAACTAATCTGGCAAACACTTCCTTACCTGTTCTCCTTGCGGCGGCCTGGGGTTTAGTTCTTGGACGTATCAGCATAAATGGAGAGGCAATGTTTGGTATCTATCGCTCTTGCCGCCATCTTTCGGGCCCACAGGCTGCAGAATCGGTCGGTCTATTTGAAAGCTTCCTGCCCTTTCCTATTCAAATTCCAGAGGACTTAACTTGTGAAATGTGGTTACGCTCCCTGCAGGAGGTTGAAGTTAACACTGAGCCGTTCCTTATAAGCAATATCCAAGAAGTATGGAACCACCTTGGTCGTTCCGACCCCTTTCCTCAACTTAGCAGCACCCTAAATTTCCTACCGGAAAGTATTAATAGTCGCATTCATGCTTGCCTACCCCAGTGGATGCGTTTTGACGCTCGCATACACCAATACTCTCGGTTTCCTATACAGGTTCTGGCTTGCGGAGAGGAACGCCTCTCTATTGGTATTGAATACCTTCCAAGTAAGATTTCTCCACGGATCGTGCACCAGCTATGTAGACGTCTCTTCAGAGCACTACACCACCTTACAGAGCCGAATACACCAATTTCCGAGATTAAGCTGAATCTCCCCAGTGAAGAGGAGGAATCAGTTCGTCTAGGGATGGGAGTATCTCGCTCAGTGCAGCCAACCTCACTCGATTTATTTACAGCCCTACAGAGAATCGCCCAACTGTACGGCTCCTGCACATTTGTGGAAAGGGGAAATGATTCTTTAAGTTTTTCTCTAATGGAAATCTATTCCAGTCAATTTTCCACGTTTTTAAGAAGTCGTTCTATAGGCACTGGAACAGTCCTCGCACTGATGATGCCCTCTTCCCCATGGACGTTGGTTGCCCTACTCGGGGCACTAAGGGCTGGTTGTACTTGCTTGCCACTAGATCCAGAAGCATTGCCTGATGAACTCGGGGAGTATCTCTCCAGGCATCAAGTGTCTACTGTGATAGCCGACAGGGGCAAGGAGGTTTTTCCTGGAAAAGGAAAGATCCAACAAACTCTGCTTGTACTGGAGGAGTCTCTGTGGAGAAGAATCCTCTCCCTTCCAAGGCAAGCGTTCATTACTGCTCTTTCCCCTGCTAGTCCCATGGTTTCTGTCCTACACTCCAACAGGGATCGCAGGGTAATTTCTTATGCAGAGCTACAAACTGTCGTTCAAAATGCCATCTGCGCCTACAATGTACAGCCAAACGACCGGATTCTTTGCCACCACCTCCAGGGTAGTGCAGCTGCAATAGAAGAATGTTTCGTCGCCCTCCTTACTGGAGCTACACTGATTTTCCCAGAAAAAAATATTAAAAGCACACGCACCGCCTTTCAGGAAACTCTTGAGTCTGTGGGGATCACACATCTACGCCTTACAGCTGCTTTCTGGAGTCAATGGATACACTATCTTAGTGA
This DNA window, taken from Candidatus Xiphinematobacter sp., encodes the following:
- the treZ gene encoding malto-oligosyltrehalose trehalohydrolase — protein: MVRVKIHTLCGEGTRILPLQRNSKGFHTGLDQGGQAGDAYFYCLDLEGRTGYYPDPASRAQQIDVHGPSLVVDPKKFSWSDSGWRRPPFRDLIIYELHVGTFTLEGTFLGACERFSLLKELGITAVEIMPVADFPGRRNWGYDGVLPYAPARCYGTPDDFRALVNCAHLHGLAVILDVVYSHLGPSGNYFSRFTPYYFNPQHHTPWGDSINFDSEMSGPVREFFLRNLLYWMEEFHVDGFRLDATHEIRDSSRTHILSEMSEAVHRNNGYMIAEDERNLESLLGNRSEGGMGFDGVWADDFHHTLRITQTAEQSSYFADFDGSLTEVLSVLENGWLYQGQISRRTGSSRGTPCRHLPPSQFVHCISNHDQVGNRALGERLSQQISPPAYRALSALLCLSPYTPLLFMGQEWAASTPFLYFTDHDTEMGRKVTEGRKREFFGFQKFLDMCGQKIPDPQMEESFLRSKLQWCESQEDKHAEVRSLYAACLRLRRRVLPIPTTRENWSIHRLPWGAGAICYGGERADCLVVFDLMGGHTGNFDSDGRKWSLVFSTEEKRFGGKGGIEYIPSEGRIAFLEKGLVVLFSRVSQEQESLR
- a CDS encoding AMP-binding protein, which gives rise to MHEFPASPMQEAIYAASTADTPHGTAITGNIQISFNFGEPVDIQLLQKSWKWVTRRHGLLRSSFSKKTGDILSFHEHEDCETTWRSLDWCNLSGEQISTQWNRLQAEDATEPFTLLQPPLLRFCSIKLPRGMHHFLWTCHSILLDRESIFLVLRDWLVSYEELSYGRQPSLQEPPSYAAAIGAVESIDPAAARRHWKCLLQRVDPLPLIATSPLQADCTPVSPPLKHEDFLLERETTKRLIHLTNLANTSLPVLLAAAWGLVLGRISINGEAMFGIYRSCRHLSGPQAAESVGLFESFLPFPIQIPEDLTCEMWLRSLQEVEVNTEPFLISNIQEVWNHLGRSDPFPQLSSTLNFLPESINSRIHACLPQWMRFDARIHQYSRFPIQVLACGEERLSIGIEYLPSKISPRIVHQLCRRLFRALHHLTEPNTPISEIKLNLPSEEEESVRLGMGVSRSVQPTSLDLFTALQRIAQLYGSCTFVERGNDSLSFSLMEIYSSQFSTFLRSRSIGTGTVLALMMPSSPWTLVALLGALRAGCTCLPLDPEALPDELGEYLSRHQVSTVIADRGKEVFPGKGKIQQTLLVLEESLWRRILSLPRQAFITALSPASPMVSVLHSNRDRRVISYAELQTVVQNAICAYNVQPNDRILCHHLQGSAAAIEECFVALLTGATLIFPEKNIKSTRTAFQETLESVGITHLRLTAAFWSQWIHYLSELHHSAPRTLHRIVIEAGHVSPSIISKWEEQNTGQVECVVFYSPSEFLGGGVVTEILGTPQLCKRGLVCGRPQPGVAVFLVDSHQRQLPPYSPGVLAYCLYKNIQSGMCEDGKAVAATMGGRTWQLSITDEWAQWNSEGQLVLISQPYSQPPGVLDWITLRRIEGALTSHPDIMDSVVRSFTPIGEQSSCLGAWIVLRDSHVTSLPTTLDPHLKEHLPRELIPTHFALVTRFHLDPFDQINSLFLASPKFQPILASTVPPQGEVEAGGYLHPNPATGSLRQSPIVTLQTGTSGSIALYFIHAGRGLAEDYLPIAQSLSNKYAIHCFMVSPSKLSASLATVEEITCSSALVLRKHLSGDFVLVGIGVGAVFAWELAHQLDQEDEKSLSLILFDIPPIGRKPARWLRGLRKAFLREKTGPKDLVEIIAEYQPPALQRGPYFFARGKPDPQWCQRSPMGIWSQLYLEGRSPLDKPAEVASLLTGVLSAL